In the genome of Apodemus sylvaticus chromosome 2, mApoSyl1.1, whole genome shotgun sequence, one region contains:
- the LOC127677878 gene encoding uncharacterized protein LOC127677878, with amino-acid sequence MAVGPRLSTGLFTGPAPLFHWKETKLKAAGALVSGPPAGDRAARRRPARARARTQRPGVPRGVAWPETRVAGPHRARAPRLRDKWPLPSRQRPARRVARSARPEGRRGSVSRLDLEKLSEVSRRRWPVAAGWRVWRAPPPPPPPRRVQGAQKSPEQKRSGQADLGSGTTNLVPRHPGTHGNRRSELQDRPEGHCRFSCRSGAACPKERRSSVQFPATTWWLTTICNGI; translated from the exons ATGGCCGTCGGACCGAGGCTTAGCACGGGCTTGTTCACCGGCCCGGCCCCACTGTTCCACTGGAAGGAAACGAAACTGAAAGCCG CCGGCGCCCTCGTCTCAGGGCCGCCAGCTGGGGACCGCGCGGCTCGACGGCggcccgcgcgcgcgcgcgcgcgcactcaGCGACCCGGCGTGCCTCGAGGCGTCGCGTGGCCGGAGACGCGGGTCGCGGGTCCTCACAGGGCCCGAGCCCCGCGTCTGAGGGACAAGTGGCCGCTTCCTTCGAGGCAGCGCCCTGCGAGGCGAGTGGCGCGTTCAGCTAGGCCCGAGGGACGCCGGGGTTCAGTCAGCCGCCTCGATCTCGAGAAGCTGAGCGAAGTTTCCAGACGGCGCTGGCCGGTTGCGGCCGGTTGGCGCGTCTGGcgggcgccgccgccgccgccgccgccgcggcgCGTTCAGGGGGCTCAGAAGTCGCCCGAGCAAAAGCGGTCTGGGCAGGCGGACCTCGGAAGCGGGACGACGAACCTGGTCCCACGCCACCCCGGAACACACGGAAACAGGCGCTCGGAATTGCAAGACCGGCCTGAAGGGCACTGTAGATTCAGCTGTCGCAGCGGTGCCGCATGTCCGAAAGAAAGG aggtcctcagtgcaattcccagcaaccacatggtggctcacaaccatctgtaatgggatctga